In the Drosophila takahashii strain IR98-3 E-12201 chromosome 3R, DtakHiC1v2, whole genome shotgun sequence genome, one interval contains:
- the LOC108059550 gene encoding fatty acyl-CoA reductase wat isoform X2, producing the protein MQERCAAWDKDPVFENLMKVDPGVLQRVVPLAGDCQEPDLGLSTSDRQVLVDEVQIVLHGAATVRFVEPLHIALAVNTRATRLMIQLAKEMPRLEAFVHVSTAYSNCVIENVSERFYPEHLTCPVSKILELYESLSPELLDSMTPALLGRYPNTYTYTKALAEQLLQQESGDLPICIFRPGVIIASYKEPMAGWIDNTYGPIAVLYGAAFGVLRITRLNVKAQAGIVPVDYCVNMVLTCAWNTARESGVKLPPEPPIFNLTPTDDNLITWGGFRDKAALLRYNYPLSKMMWMPFLHCTTIPWLFRFLAFFYHLLPGYAIDLVLRLRGRKPRMIKLYDKIHKNIDILAPFVDTSWHFDTSNTLKLWQRMSAEDRKLYDFDLGSVDWDDYFLQALAGVRIYLAKEEPGPEALERGQKIYKRFKFLHRLLQFTLCSGAAAILWSIMKRLFSLFI; encoded by the exons ATGCAGGAGCGATGTGCTGCCTGGGATAAGGACCCG gTCTTTGAGAATCTTATGAAAGTGGATCCCGGGGTGTTGCAGAGAGTGGTGCCCCTGGCCGGCGATTGTCAGGAGCCGGATCTTGGCCTGAGCACCTCCGACCGCCAGGTGTTGGTCGATGAGGTGCAGATCGTGCTCCACGGTGCGGCCACAGTGCGTTTTGTGGAGCCATTGCACATCGCCCTGGCGGTGAACACACGAGCCACCCGGCTAATGATTCAACTGGCCAAGGAGATGCCCCGCCTGGAGGCCTTTGTCCATGTGTCCACAGCGTACTCCAATTGCGTGATAGAGAACGTCAGTGAGCGCTTCTATCCGGAGCACCTGACCTGTCCTGTCTCGAAGATCCTGGAGCTGTACGAGAGCCTCAGTCCCGAGCTGTTGGACAGCATGACACCAGCGCTGCTGGGCAGGTATCCCAATACGTATACCTACACCAAGGCTCTGGCGGAGCAGCTGCTCCAGCAGGAGTCGGGGGATCTGCCGATCTGCATCTTTCGTCCAGGCGTTA TAATTGCCAGCTACAAGGAGCCCATGGCCGGCTGGATAGACAACACCTACGGACCCATTGCTGTTCTATACGGAGCAGCTTTTGGAGTACTACGCATCACACGGTTGAATGTGAAGGCCCAGGCTGGCATTGTGCCGGTGGACTACTGCGTCAATATGGTGCTGACCTGTGCCTGGAACACGGCAAGGGAAAGTGGCGTAAAGTTACCACCCGAACCGCCCATCTTCAACTTGACGCCCACCGATGATAACCTGATCACCTGGGGCGGATTTCGGGACAAGGCGGCGCTGCTAAGGTACAACTATCCGCTGTCCAAGATGATGTGGATGCCGTTCCTGCACTGCACTACCATCCCCTGGCTATTCCGGTTCCTGGCCTTCTTCTACCACCTGCTACCCGGCTATGCCATCGATTTGGTGCTACGTCTGCGGGGTCGCAAGCCGCGGATGATCAAGCTGTACGACAAGATACACAAGAATATCGACATTCTGGCTCCCTTTGTGGACACCTCCTGGCACTTTGATACCTCCAATACCCTCAAGCTGTGGCAACGAATGTCCGCCGAGGATCGAAAGCTCTACGACTTTGACTTGGGCAGCGTTGACTGGGACGATTACTTCCTACAGGCCCTAGCAGGAGTTCGCATTTATCTCGCTAAGGAGGAACCAGGACCGGAGGCCTTGGAGAGGGGTCAAAAGATCTACAAAAG ATTCAAATTTCTCCATCGACTCTTGCAGTTCACTTTATGTAGCGGTGCTGCCGCCATTTTGTGGTCCATAATGAAACGCCTATTCAGCCTTTTCATATAA
- the Sol1 gene encoding uncharacterized protein Sol1 — protein sequence MESGFTVSLWPLTMAAATLALVLGLSLAVALMATGNGQQQQQQQQVANSKQSHLWLDCFCLHLTERNATQWGRLAINASQALGAKNNCLMIFIGGMDDELVAFQLEQLQLRPGCLDSMDVFPYLREPVIENATLAADTFCQHSRNRSATPIYSAGRLLGLRLRFQQPPMDLARWNLTLTASYRFLKRENFRTDGRLVPHSFCDFYFFASLSGEEGNLGQGYFHSPQFPAHYPAHIKCAYKFIGRPDTHVEILFEELQLPPVASGGCQLDALTLFDAESAHMSSVIDVLCSSRPTRRLVSSGPDLLLEFNASSNRTAKGFRGKYKFVPNDLGVPEPSPPPPAVLEAASVAVKQEKLQQEQPFAAKANSLPTDVELSKPGRSFGELAPHKLA from the exons ATGGAATCCGGCTTCACAGTCTCACTTTGGCCGCTGACAATGGCGGCCGCAACTTTGGCCCTGGTATTGGGATTGAGCTTAGCCGTGGCTCTAATGGCCACCGGAAATggtcaacagcaacagcagcagcagcaagtggCCAACAGCAAGCAGTCGCATCTCTGGCTTG ATTGCTTCTGCCTCCACCTGACCGAGCGGAATGCCACCCAATGGGGCAGGTTAGCGATTAATGCCAGCCAGGCGCTGGGCGCCAAGAACAACTGCCTGATGATCTTCATCGGCGGAATGGACGACGAGCTGGTGGCCTTTCAGCTCGAGCAGTTGCAGCTGCGCCCCGG CTGCTTGGACAGCATGGACGTCTTTCCCTATTTGCGGGAGCCCGTCATCGAGAACGCGACACTGGCGGCGGACACCTTTTGCCAGCACAGCCGGAATCGCAGTGCCACGCCTATTTATAGCGCGGGTCGATTGCTGGGGCTGCGCCTCCGGTTCCAGCAGCCGCCCATGGACTTGGCCCGCTGGAACTTGACCCTCACCGCCAGCTATCGATTTCTGAAGCGAG AAAACTTCCGGACGGATGGTCGCCTGGTGCCGCATAGCTTCTGCGACTTCTACTTCTTCGCCAGTTTGTCCGGCGAGGAGGGCAATCTGGGTCAGGGCTACTTCCACTCCCCCCAGTTTCCCGCCCACTATCCGGCGCACATCAAGTGCGCCTACAAGTTCATCGGTCGCCCGGACACCCATGTGGAAATTCTGTTTGAGGAGCTGCAACTGCCGCCGGTGGCCAGCGGTGGATGCCAGTTGGATGCACTTACTCTGTTCGACGCCGAGTCAGCTCACATGAGCTCGGTCATCGATGTGCTCTGCTCCAGTCGACCCACTCGCCGTTTGGTTAGCAGTGGTCCAGATCTGCTGCTCGAGTTCAATGCCAGTTCCAATCGCACGGCCAAGGGATTCCGTGGGAAGTACAAGTTCGTGCCGAATGATCTGGGAGTGCCGGAGCCGTCGCCCCCACCACCGGCGGTTTTGGAGGCAGCCAGTGTGGCGGTTAAGCAGGAAAAGCTCCAGCAGGAGCAGCCCTTCGCCGCCAAGGCCAACAGTCTGCCGACGGATGTGGAACTGTCGAAGCCCGGACGCTCATTTGGTGAGTTGGCGCCCCATAAATTAGCCTAA
- the LOC108059551 gene encoding fatty acyl-CoA reductase wat, translating into MTSEILSFYKDKTVLITGGTGLLGKVTIEKLLRSTDVKRIYFLVRPKRGEKVEGRFKAWKSDQVFEVLLKKKPHALEHVTPISGDCSSSDLSISEADRRTLTAEVQVVLHGAASVRFLEPLQQALNINTRAVRLMVQLAKEMRRLEAFVHISTAFSNCVVYEIHERFYPEHLTCPVDKVLDLNDSLSGEVIEKMAPALLGNYPNTYTYTKALGEQVIQEEAKDLPVGIYRPAIVLSTYNEPVRGWIDSLQGMMGLIYGTAYGMVHLMLVNRKVHCNLVPADYCVNVAIATAVQIAKLSKLNKNSPPPIYAFSPCQSNRVTYGFAQDQCYQIGLTEPNKKMIWYPFNRNTTCPWVYNIGAMFYHTLPGFLMDLFLRLKGQKPIMAKAYRKIDDGGRMLAPFTKKDFIMHTKNTDQLWQSMSPEDKKIFNFDMTTVDWKDFFTGVMDGIRLYFFKDAPTPESIAEGKKILFKFYVLDRLLTSVIVLIAGAFIWFLLKLAFN; encoded by the exons ATGACGagtgaaattttaagtttttataaggACAAAACTGTTTTAATAACCGGAGGCACAGGATTGCTGGGCAAAG TGACCATTGAAAAGCTATTGCGGTCGACGGATGTGAAACGTATATATTTCCTGGTGAGACCCAAGCGGGGTGAGAAAGTGGAAGGACGGTTTAAGGCGTGGAAAAGTGATCAG GTCTTTGAAGTTCTCCTCAAGAAGAAGCCGCACGCACTGGAGCATGTGACTCCGATTTCGGGAGACTGCAGTTCGTCGGACCTGTCCATCAGCGAGGCGGATCGAAGGACACTGACCGCAGAGGTGCAGGTGGTTCTGCATGGAGCCGCTTCGGTTAGATTCTTGGAGCCACTGCAGCAGGCGTTGAACATCAACACTAGGGCGGTGCGCCTGATGGTTCAGTTGGCCAAGGAAATGCGGCGCCTCGAGGCTTTCGTCCACATCTCGACGGCATTCTCGAACTGTGTGGTGTATGAAATCCACGAGCGTTTCTATCCCGAGCACCTCACTTGTCCCGTTGATAAGGTTCTCGACCTGAACGATTCTCTCAGCGGCGAGGTGATAGAGAAGATGGCACCAGCCTTGCTCGGAAATTACCCAAACACATATACCTACACGAAGGCTCTGGGTGAACAGGTGATTCAGGAGGAGGCGAAGGACCTGCCAGTCGGCATTTACCGACCGGCCATCG ttTTATCCACCTATAACGAGCCCGTGCGGGGTTGGATTGATAGCCTGCAAGGAATGATGGGGCTGATTTATGGCACTGCTTACGGAATGGTTCACTTAATGCTTGTAAATCGTAAAGTCCATTGCAACTTAGTTCCAGCCGACTATTGCGTCAACGTGGCCATCGCCACAGCTGTCCAGATAGCCAAGCTCTCTAAGCTGAATAAAAATAGTCCACCGCCTATTTACGCTTTTTCACCTTGCCAATCCAATAGAGTGACCTATGGGTTTGCACAGGATCAGTGCTACCAAATTGGCCTTACAGAGCCGAATAAGAAGATGATTTGGTACCCATTCAACCGTAACACCACCTGTCCGTGGGTCTACAATATCGGAGCCATGTTCTACCACACGCTGCCGGGATTTCTGATGGATCTCTTCTTGCGGCTAAAGGGTCAAAAGCCGATAATGGCAAAGGCCTACCGCAAGATCGACGATGGCGGCAGAATGCTAGCACCCTTTACCAAGAAAGACTTTATaatgcacacaaaaaataccGACCAGCTGTGGCAGTCGATGTCGCCGGAGGATAAGAAAATATTCAACTTTGATATGACGACCGTTGACTGGAAAGATTTTTTCACGGGCGTCATGGACGGAATTCGATTGTATTTCTTCAAGGACGCCCCGACACCAGAATCCATTGCCGAGGGCAAGAAGATTTTATTCAA GTTTTACGTATTGGATCGACTGCTTACATCAGTTATTGTTCTTATAGCTGGTGCCTTTATATGGTTCCTATTAAAACTAGCATTTAATTAA
- the LOC108059553 gene encoding calmodulin yields the protein MSMDPTVSLEDLERRRRRASSARKQSQTPQVPAHLADSEAMAVINEIFNPTLKIPESSGHYTLPEEMSAEDNVAPHELDIAKLAELKEVFSLFDTDCDGLISKEDLRFTYTALGNEPNEQLLEQMMQEAKEPLDYEAFVRLMSRRTQELDPEDVLLEAWSKWDDHGTGKIDERKIYEELTNYGDKMTLNEAKEALSHAPMAKPKSLEEPPMIDYPAFCRMLSGMRKRKGE from the exons atgtcgatggaTCCAACGGTTTCCTTAGAGGATCTGGAGCGA CGTCGACGTCGCGCCAGTTCCGCCCGAAAGCAGTCACAAACTCCTCAGGTGCCCGCCCACCTGGCGGATTCGGAGGCCATGGCCGTGATCAACGAGATATTCAATCCCACGCTGAAAATACCCGAGTCCAGTGGCCACTACACGCTGCCCGAGGAGATGAGTGCCGAGGATAATGTGGCGCCCCATGAACTGGACATTGCCAAGCTGGCGGAGCTGAAGGAA GTCTTCTCACTCTTCGATACGGACTGCGATGGATTGATCTCGAAGGAGGATCTGCGCTTCACCTACACGGCCCTGGGAAATGAGCCGAACGAGCAGCTGCTGGAACAGATGATGCAGGAGGCCAAGGAGCCACTTGACTACGAGGCCTTCGTGCGGCTAATGAGTCGTCGCACCCAGGAGCTGGATCCCGAGGATGTGCTGCTCGAGGCCTGGAGCAAATGGGATGACCACGGCACGGGCAAGATCGATGAACGCAA AATCTACGAGGAGCTGACCAACTATGGCGACAAAATGACCCTCAACGAGGCCAAGGAGGCTCTTAGCCATGCGCCGATGGCCAAGCCCAAGTCCTTGGAGGAGCCGCCCATGATTGATTATCCGGCCTTTTGTCGCATGCTCAGTGGAATGCGCAAGCGAAAAGGGGAATAG
- the LOC108059550 gene encoding fatty acyl-CoA reductase wat isoform X1 has product MATEIQTFYKDKVVFLTGGSGFLGKVTIEKLLRTTQVKRIYVLLRSKRGQEMQERCAAWDKDPVFENLMKVDPGVLQRVVPLAGDCQEPDLGLSTSDRQVLVDEVQIVLHGAATVRFVEPLHIALAVNTRATRLMIQLAKEMPRLEAFVHVSTAYSNCVIENVSERFYPEHLTCPVSKILELYESLSPELLDSMTPALLGRYPNTYTYTKALAEQLLQQESGDLPICIFRPGVIIASYKEPMAGWIDNTYGPIAVLYGAAFGVLRITRLNVKAQAGIVPVDYCVNMVLTCAWNTARESGVKLPPEPPIFNLTPTDDNLITWGGFRDKAALLRYNYPLSKMMWMPFLHCTTIPWLFRFLAFFYHLLPGYAIDLVLRLRGRKPRMIKLYDKIHKNIDILAPFVDTSWHFDTSNTLKLWQRMSAEDRKLYDFDLGSVDWDDYFLQALAGVRIYLAKEEPGPEALERGQKIYKRFKFLHRLLQFTLCSGAAAILWSIMKRLFSLFI; this is encoded by the exons ATGGCAACGGAAATACAAACATTTTACAAAGACAAAGTCGTCTTTTTAACGGGTGGAAGTGGATTTCTGGGAAAAG TAACTATTGAGAAGCTGCTCCGCACCACCCAGGTGAAAAGGATCTATGTGCTGCTCCGATCCAAGCGTGGCCAGGAAATGCAGGAGCGATGTGCTGCCTGGGATAAGGACCCG gTCTTTGAGAATCTTATGAAAGTGGATCCCGGGGTGTTGCAGAGAGTGGTGCCCCTGGCCGGCGATTGTCAGGAGCCGGATCTTGGCCTGAGCACCTCCGACCGCCAGGTGTTGGTCGATGAGGTGCAGATCGTGCTCCACGGTGCGGCCACAGTGCGTTTTGTGGAGCCATTGCACATCGCCCTGGCGGTGAACACACGAGCCACCCGGCTAATGATTCAACTGGCCAAGGAGATGCCCCGCCTGGAGGCCTTTGTCCATGTGTCCACAGCGTACTCCAATTGCGTGATAGAGAACGTCAGTGAGCGCTTCTATCCGGAGCACCTGACCTGTCCTGTCTCGAAGATCCTGGAGCTGTACGAGAGCCTCAGTCCCGAGCTGTTGGACAGCATGACACCAGCGCTGCTGGGCAGGTATCCCAATACGTATACCTACACCAAGGCTCTGGCGGAGCAGCTGCTCCAGCAGGAGTCGGGGGATCTGCCGATCTGCATCTTTCGTCCAGGCGTTA TAATTGCCAGCTACAAGGAGCCCATGGCCGGCTGGATAGACAACACCTACGGACCCATTGCTGTTCTATACGGAGCAGCTTTTGGAGTACTACGCATCACACGGTTGAATGTGAAGGCCCAGGCTGGCATTGTGCCGGTGGACTACTGCGTCAATATGGTGCTGACCTGTGCCTGGAACACGGCAAGGGAAAGTGGCGTAAAGTTACCACCCGAACCGCCCATCTTCAACTTGACGCCCACCGATGATAACCTGATCACCTGGGGCGGATTTCGGGACAAGGCGGCGCTGCTAAGGTACAACTATCCGCTGTCCAAGATGATGTGGATGCCGTTCCTGCACTGCACTACCATCCCCTGGCTATTCCGGTTCCTGGCCTTCTTCTACCACCTGCTACCCGGCTATGCCATCGATTTGGTGCTACGTCTGCGGGGTCGCAAGCCGCGGATGATCAAGCTGTACGACAAGATACACAAGAATATCGACATTCTGGCTCCCTTTGTGGACACCTCCTGGCACTTTGATACCTCCAATACCCTCAAGCTGTGGCAACGAATGTCCGCCGAGGATCGAAAGCTCTACGACTTTGACTTGGGCAGCGTTGACTGGGACGATTACTTCCTACAGGCCCTAGCAGGAGTTCGCATTTATCTCGCTAAGGAGGAACCAGGACCGGAGGCCTTGGAGAGGGGTCAAAAGATCTACAAAAG ATTCAAATTTCTCCATCGACTCTTGCAGTTCACTTTATGTAGCGGTGCTGCCGCCATTTTGTGGTCCATAATGAAACGCCTATTCAGCCTTTTCATATAA